TAAGATTTATGCTAAACATTCTTTTGCATATTCTTTAGTGCAATTTTCactcaattttattcaattaaataatattatataattttagttgataagttttattatgtatcttattttattctttctttTACAGTATATCATTTACAAAATAGgctgatattattttgtgactTTTGAAAAAGTTTGACTTAAAACCAATAAGTCCTCAATTGTATTTTTTGCTTGTTTGGCCAATAAGTTGTGgtactattttataaaaaaaatggatatacTGCTACGTGAAAGAAGAAAGTGAACATAATCTAACATAAAATTCAAGGAGTGGAAATAGCATTGCAAGGTTCGAAAATCAGCTGaaagtaattaaattttttattgtactgCTACGAACTAATCTCTAGGAAGgtcctttttttgttttgtttgtttattttctagaattattgAGAGCTTCGATTTGTGTATATAACGGAATTTATTTAGTTAGGTGTTAGTTATAGTCAAtggaacgaaatagaaaagtaattaatgaatttaaataaattagaaaagtagtTGTAAAACTAGTggtaagttaattattataaaagttagttaagtttagttttaCTTCTCTTACTGATAATGTGCAGTTGCCGAACACTGCGAGTTGGAGCTATGACCTCCCCCCTATAAACATTCCTAAATTGTCGCGCTACCTCCAATATAAGAAATGTAAGAAAAGTGCATCTAGCATGAATACggaaaatattgagttttgtTCGTTCATACAGGTATCAACTGTGAGTACTGTGTATTTTTATGGATACACATCGGATAATGAATGTTTTATACAAAGGCGACACTTACATGTATAGCTGCCAACAAAATTCCTGAAGCTAAAGATACACTTtgttcattataataatgtaatttcttttttccatCGTCTTTGAAACTATAAAGCTGCTTGAATACCAAAATCAAATAAGGAGCGTCGGTTAGATATTGCTTCAACCAATTTGTCTTTAAAGGTTTCAGATCTGTTGTCCAAACTTTACCCATTCGTTTTTTGTAGTtagtttcttcttcattttcaactATTTCTCTAATTTGTTGCTTAATTTCTTGAGAGCCTACTACAACGTACGTCCAAGGTTCGGTATGCGCCCCACTAGGAGCAGTCCctgtaatattatattttacagaaGCAACTAGCAgtttaaatgatgaaaaatgaaaaatttataattttcaataacgttttcagtgaatttgtgaaTATGGATCATCGTTTTGTGATACAATACGTTTATTTGGAAGGCTTTAGCCCAACTAATACAAAAGCTGAaatagattctactctggaggAAACATCAACAGTTAAATATTGGTTAGCAGAGTTTGAATGAGGCCGtgcgacctgcgaagaccactattgcagtggtcgatcaaatgaggtgacgactccagtaATGAAAATCCACAAAGGGGTACTAGTTGATCGTTAACTGAAAGTGTGCAAGCTATCAGACATTGAAGACATTTTAAATAATGCTGTACATACCATATGAACTGAAAATTTAGACTGggcgcaagatgggtgctgcGTTTGCTTCCAATGGAAGtagtgaagatgtttccatcgagtgtttggcaatatttcacagaaatgaagccgaatttttgcgctgTTTCCTAACCATGggtgaaacgtgggtccatcataTCACACCCGAAACAAGATAAAAATCAATACAGtggactgaaaagagagaaccgGCTCAAAAGACAGtaaaagatcgttccatctgcagttttttatttggaatgcacgtgggataattttcgttgactatcttgaaaaaagagAAACTACCAACAGCGAGTATTATGTGAACTTATTACAACATTTGAGCGAAGTGAAGAGCAAAagcggccgcatttggctaagaaaacagtgttgttttatcaagataATTCACCAGCTCCCACATCCGTTATTGGCTAAAATTAATgagttaaaatttgaattgctacctcatgaaCCATATTTGCCAGATTTTGCCGCCTCGGATTATTCTCTGTTCCCAAAAACAGtttggtggtcaaagattttccaacaaatgaagaggtgatgtcggtagttaatggctatttcgaggagctaaaagaagattacgttgataagtaaatatctttttattttcaatattttgtgttttctttgttggggcAGGTACTTCTGGTCCTATCCTCATATTTCTCTATCGTAtcttgtgaaataaaaatattactgaTCTATTATCATCCAATTTAGTGAATTCCACTTTCCATCAGCCCAATGTTATAATTCTTAAAACCCTTTTCTTTCATAAACGAGGAAACTGACAGCGAAATTTTAGAGAAGAATGAAATCAAATTTGTAAAGTATGGGAGCTATAGGTTTGTGTGGTGATTCATTGATACCCAAGGCACTAGATTACCACTAGAAATCATATTATTGCACACAACTAGTATTTGGAAGTATTGatcctaataaaaaaattctatatgaACTAAGATAGATGATGACTGTATATTCTTTCACTCGTTTGGATTATATTCTGTAAAGACTAATGTCTATTTCCAACAGTGCAGTCTCTCGGATTTCAAGGAATAATGAAGCTATTTTGAGATAACACTATACGTATTTGAGAGCTTACGtgcttcaaaattgaaattacgtTTAGCATACGTTTATTTTTCAACACAGCAGTATAACTTTTAAAAagtaattgagaattttcatatattaatctTAATCCGAAATATTTTCAGCTTATTATTGTATCCTACTTTGTATTGGTTGGAGTAAACTTAATACTTAATAATCACACCTGCAGTCCTGATAATATTATGGATTATTTCAATTGGTACAGGTTCATTGCTAAAATGACGAACTGTTCTTCTTTTATCCATTAAACTGAAAAACTCCTGCGATTTTTTTATCGAAGTTTCAACAGGCAGCTTCTCAAATTTTAGTTGTATGTGATTCAGATTCTTCGGAAGAGCTGGAGAGAGATCTCcgtcttcatcttcttcttcagcTGAGGATGATGAGGAAGATGAAGACATGAATGAATTCACTGAAACATACGGAGAGAACAATTGAATTTgagtattaaaattttagttcTAATCGAGTGTATAATACAGTGATGAGTCAGACCTATTGTTTTTATTCGGAAAGacattgtttttatatacaAGGGCTTCCaactttgtttaaaattttggaGTTTTCTATAAACCAAATCTGTCGACTCTCTTTTATAACCGATTCGTTTTTCTCGATAATATACAGGACAAAGAACAACCAATCTCCTTTCCGTAGGTCTAGTTTGTTTATTGTGGTCTTATGCaaacaaattgtaaatatttaccTGATTATCTAGTTGTAGAAATCAATCAATTCACACtgtatttgacaaatttcaacTGTTTTACGTTACTGAAATTGGGAGAAggtatttttcacaattcttATATGTTATCTGATTTTAAGTaatgtttcattttgttttattctttaagatcaaatatacaagaaattcAAAACCCCAATATGTCGTGTTAATGACAAGGAACGAAAATTGTGTTTAAACTGTTATTTCGGTTTCTTATACGACTCCGTGCATCAAAAAGCTTCGTAAGAAACTAGCATGTTATCATTCCAGGAGCAAGTGGAACATACCACGATAAAAATCTGGCGCTCGAGGCAACCCGATACCTGAACTTGGGCGTCAAACCGATTCTAAATATAAAGAGTGTATGCTAGAAACAAAGAAAGCAATTTACAGCCTTATCtgagatatttacatttttaacttaataacaaaattgacactAACCTCACggattttgatttttaatttgtatttctaATACACAGAGGACCTGAAAACAAATGatcttcaaaatttgaaatcagGTAATATTTGCAGGAAATAATATTGGAATGTCGTTAGAAGGAATTGCGTTACGAAATGCTTGAATTGAGCATTTTTCGTATAATAATCTGATTTACTTCAAGTCTTCTCAACATGTTTCAATGTTATTGACAACACGTACATGAAtctttgttcaaatttttatctctaCACATAGgatcaaaaattttcacattgaCGCTCTCAATTCCTCTTTTCTACCATGTggaataattagaaaaactgCTCTGCTTAGTAGCATGTTTTACTGGTTCTACTCCACGATCACGCTTTAATTAACTGATtgattattatctattatttgatgaaatcattacgaaaatgaataaatttgtttttaataaaatgaaacatttgaaGCACTTCTACTTCACCAGGAAATTGCAATTGATACTGATTAATACATCTACGTGgttgttttgataaaattatgaatatttatggTAGTTAAAGTTTCATTTTCTTACCTGTTCAGATTTCCATTAAAACAGTACAATAAagtcataaaaattgaataaaattttggaaattttcgataATGGTCACTAGTGAGAAGTTTACTTCAAAAATACTATTTAGCTCAGCTACATTCTAACCAAATGAGTCTAGAGTAACCAACACATCGTCATATCAATTCAAAACGAGCAAAATAATCGCAAATGAAGGAATATTTGGAAAGATATCAACAATATCTGCACTCATGGTATCATATAATCAAATGATACGCAAAGATCTGCattttaatataacaaaaaaccaACTTGAATTAgagttatcaaaaaatcaacaaaaaaagtgaTATCGTTAGAGAGAAACCAGGAcaataaaagaatttgaaagcattaaataaataaaaaacatgacgaatgaaaagaataatgaatttgCGGAATATCTGGCAAATTTGAGTCTATAGAAACTAATTTTACAGTCGAAATATTGGAAAGAATGTACTATATCATATatcctttcaaattaaaaaaaaaataatttgaaagaagaggattatacaacaaaataagtaataataataatataagtaataGTAAATGTTGCAgggaattttcgaaaaatatcattCATGAGGTTTCTATCCATTTAAGGTAATATTGGGACTTTTTATTAGGGGTATAAGAAATTATTGTCAGTTGTATGCGCTCAAAGTCCCTCAACTAACATTGGTCGAATGTCCAAGAGAATTTACAGTAGATTAGAAAATTGAGCAAAGCAGGTGTTCGGATTCCCTATAATATGTCCCAATGCTAAGCGATCCATCACATGCAACGTATCGCTTCAACGACACCTTACCGACCCATTTTGTGATCGCTTGATTACTGGAGACAAAAATAGGACATATATGATAAAGCAAAACGCAAAAGACATTGGCTTGCTTTAAATGAATCataacaaaataatgtaaaGCTAGATTTACATCTCAAACAGGCACCTCTGTGTATGGTGAATTTTACATGGAAATGCTGAAGCCTGGATAAACTATTTATGCTGATCCTTATTgtgaataattacaaatatcTAATGGAAAAGTACAAGACCGCACTGTGCAAGatgaaactggaaaaaaatcaatgaattgGCGTGGCAGTAGCCTCATCTACCCGCCTGATTCCGCAACCTACGATTTCCATTTATTCCAATCACTACAAAATTCTTGTGGTAGCAAAAAATTTGGATGCTGTCCTGAATACTATCTAGAGACATTTCACACTAAAACCATTTGATTTTGATCGGTACTGTATTGAAAGATTTCCATACTAGATGACAAATTGTTGGTTAAAAGAAACCGACATAACCGCTACCAGATCTTTTCGTAATATCTGGAgggaacaaaaataatttctattatattgaGTAATGAGTTTATTACCAGTGTTAAGaacagtatttttaaaaaaaactctttAGTCTGACAATGTGTCAATGAGGAAAACCGATTAATCTTCTGGGTGGAGGAAGCCCACAGTTCACACAATATAAAAGTTTGTGCGCGTAATTGATCGAGTTCAAGGACTCATTTGAACAACGTTGTCGGAATTTGGAAATTGTcggatatgaaaaaatataacataatataGGCTGttgattatttaatatattaataattttccattagttttagttaataaatatataaggGATTACAAAAATTTGGGTCATAAGCTGAGCTacgaattttgaggttaaaaataACTCGATTGAAAGTTACACCCTTAGGAAGCATAGAATGAATTTTGTGAACTAATTTATATTAAGTGCAGAAAATCGATTATACATGGTTTGTTCAACTACGAAATCTATAAGAGcccttaaaaaatatatggcgTTTTTTCCAACCCATAAAGCCCCAAACTTTCCATTGCGTTGAAATTGGATCAACCTTGTTATTAGTTTcacatcattttttaaatattttgcttctcactccttttttgaaaaaaatatcaaaatgtcactacattttcatttttcaaatgattgtTCAACACTTCTTTCTATAGATACGTAACCGCTGCttcaataattacatatagTCAATTAAACCTTTcaatttttatccattttaagtttatttacaaaaatttaccaTTATACTCTGGGTACCAATGTCATAAAATCTAAGTTGGTTTGGAAATTGGACAAGTTATATCAATTAGcatattatcattaattattttgttcctatatgtttttttacaaaattttctgtaACTTGGAAAGCTCTTATGattcagaaattattaaattatagattttattattaaattcgaaGGCATCATTCTActacatttttataaagaaaaaacatactTATGTATTTACTTTTGGCAGGATTCTCCAATTATCTATTGCTTTATCGGTCTCTATTGGCAATATTAGGAATGAAACATGACAAATGTAGAAAGGATGTAATGGAACTATAAACACTCCAATAATACCAAGTTTGTTTAAATCAGTTATGCACGTTCATGAGTTTCAGccatataaaaagaaatgaaattaagcCCTAACACTTTATTTTAACACTTTAACACTTCGGTATCGCCAGAATTGTCGAAGAACGCAAGTAAAGCTTGTTTCAAAAAACATATTGACTTGGGGAATTCCAGTGGACAAGCTTAATAGTTTATGATTGTGGTTATATCACCTGATGataatctgaaaatattttccgcAGTTTTCCTTCAGTCTCAAATGTGTTTAATATACTTTCGTTACTGCGATTCTCAAGATTAATAATTACCATAATGATACagcattttgaattttttgccaCAATTTATGTGAACCCACTTTGgctgttttaatttttttgagaaagcAGAATCAAAGTTTATAATCTTGTGAGCGAGTTCCCTGGACTATCTATCATCTAAACATCTATGATAGATAACTTTATtgagtaaaaatttgaaaaattacttacGGTCGTAAGAAGATTTGTAATCATCGtcctttttcaacattttctcttcatatttctcttcttgtttgttatataaaacATAGCCACCCCTTGCTACCATATATAGGATCAAGCCTATCACAAAATACTGCCAATATAATTCGAAGAACATAATTAATATCCTCTGTGTACTTATTAATGAAactaatattgataaatatggTAAAACAATTTATAACTATCAATTATATCTCCTTATTTGCGCGTAGTTTTGACCTAGATTGCTTGAACCACTGATATATTGGTAGAGTTGTATGAgtggaaaaatatatatgaatgtATGAAGAGCACAATTCTTTAGTGGTGGCAAAAGAGGGGAAAAGGGAAcaataataatgttttcatGGTATGTGCGTGATACAAATACATCGATTTTTTCACTGTTAACATTAAGATAATGAGAAAAGTTTAGTATTATGTGGTAATTATTATATCGAATTAAAGAGGTCAAATAAATACAGAGTTGATTTGATATGAGAATAGAAATTTGAGGGATAAATTGTTGAAGACGAATGGTTTCCAGATTGAAGAAAGTCCGTTAAAGACACCCATAGAAATCGGGTATCTTACCCATTAAAGTTCATGGAAATCAAAAAGTCCACGGAAGTAACGAGAAAGTCCATTGAAATCAGGAGGAAGACCACGGAATTCATGTGAAGTCTCTTAACATTCACTGAAAATTTGAGTTCGCATCAGCATCGAGACTTTAGAGATTATGTATCTTGCACCAATTTTTTTTGGTCTTGATcgtcattttatatttatcgataattgaaaataatgaaggtGATTTATAAAAATGGAGCTACTTTCTGAAGTATTTCTATCTTGGTTAATAAGCAGTCAGCGAGAAGCTTTTGCAGGAGTGTGACATCACATTATCCATACTTATCAAGGACCTTATACATAAAGTTGAAAGAATACAAGTAATCAATAACacaattaattatttagatgactttttaataaaaattagtgaggataaatacattttttattcaacttgTGAAAAATGCAACCAATGtaatttcttttctaatatGAGACCATTTTATGTGaattagaaatttcaacttttttgtttaattattggATATCCTAGTTTTAGTGTTTAAGTGGCTTTAGTTTAATAGCATACTTTTCTAACTGTTCCATCATATTATCGCACATATAGCAGGTTTTCCTCCTTTCAACCAAGCATTTAATTGGATCAATCTCTCACCAATTAGATATATTCTTTAAATTTAAGACTTCTGcgaataataaaacttcattacTAGTTAATTGAGCTCCTCTAGAAGTTTAAGGTAATATTCAATTTATGGGAAATCATACTTATAATTGGAAGTCTATTGGTTAACGGAAATTTAAGTGAAAATCATAGAAGTAAAAGACTGGTGTACAAAATTGTGGTAGCTTAGAAAGAaagtaaataaatgtatttatgaaCATTGTATTGTTTCTATTTCTCATCCAACCCCACAATTGGTGACCCCGACGTGATTAAACTTGGTGTGTTCGCGCCATAATTATGTGTGCGGTTTGTGCAACGGAAAAAGAGTCAATATGGCATATTTCGTTACCGTATTTTTCCCATTATTGGCATTAAGTGTCCTGCACTTAATAATTATTGTACCTCTTTCGTGCCGTTAACACTAGAGGGGTAGTGTGTGGGGAAGTGATATTTCCATCCTTGTTGTGCACGCAAACAAAACATAGAGTGCACAGTCAGAGTGATGATTGTCACTCGAGGGAGTCTAAATGTAGTCAGGACACTGAAAGGATCGAACAACGCCACGTGACATTAAAACCGGCAATCTATGTTAACCAAGTTATAACGAACATTAAACTTTGGGTGgataaatgtatttataaaaattgtagtgTTTAGATTTCTCATCCAACCCCACATATTcaaataggaaaaaatctaaaatccgGATCCAATCCTTTCCCAGCAATTTCGTATTTACAATGTTATACTGtacttcattttatttcatgttttttaagAGGATATCTTGTTTCTTTGATAGTAGCCAAGGGAAGGTTCGgtacatttattatatattgagGTTCCTATCTAAGTGGTGTA
The window above is part of the Diorhabda sublineata isolate icDioSubl1.1 chromosome 3, icDioSubl1.1, whole genome shotgun sequence genome. Proteins encoded here:
- the LOC130441696 gene encoding iodotyrosine deiodinase 1, whose product is MLKKDDDYKSSYDLNSFMSSSSSSSSAEEEDEDGDLSPALPKNLNHIQLKFEKLPVETSIKKSQEFFSLMDKRRTVRHFSNEPVPIEIIHNIIRTAGTAPSGAHTEPWTYVVVGSQEIKQQIREIVENEEETNYKKRMGKVWTTDLKPLKTNWLKQYLTDAPYLILVFKQLYSFKDDGKKKLHYYNEQSVSLASGILLAAIHYAGLVSLTSTPLNCGPALRALLQRPSSEKLTLLIPVGYPADDCLVPDLKRKPLEEILVEI